TGCTGCCGTTGAAAATCGACCATCCCGACCGCCAGCTCGGCGTTCTGACCATGATCGAAAGACAGAGACCGCCCGCAGCCCGGCAGTTCATCGAATTCCTGCATATCGAGGCCCAGCGCCTGCAGGCCAGTATGGATCATGAGGAACAGGTGACCCACCGGCGGCGCTGAAGCGCAAAGGTCATTTCAGCGCGACATAGGTCTCCGGGTCCAGCATGGAGATGCGCACCGCCACAGGCTGGCCCGTGGCATTGCCGACCTTTTCGCGAAGCTTTCCGGCAATTTCGGCGACCTTCTCCCGGGTCCGGTCCGGCCGCGCCAACAGATTGAGCTCGACGCTGACCTGCGGCTGATCGGACAGGCCAAGAACCGGAAGCATGGCCAGATGACAGGCGGCATTGTCGACCGAGAGCAGTGAACACAGCGCTATCCGCAGATCAGGCAGCAACGCGACCAGGTTCTCCTGTGCCGCGTTGTAGAGCGCCTCGTCGACGAATATTTTGACGTTGGGCATTCAGACCTCACAATGATACGAGGACGAAGTCGAACGGAGAGCGCCATTGCGTGGTGCTGCCTTCAACCCTCTCATACGGCGCAATCAGCGATTTCTTGACGCCGAACACCGCGTCGGATTCCAGATATTCGTCACCGCCGACAAAGGTGTGTGTCACCAGTTTCTGATAGCCCGGCGCGGTGACGAGATAGTGCATATGCGCGGGGCGGTAGGGGTGGCGGCCGAGATGGCCGAGCATCTGTCCCACCGGCCCGTCGTCAGGGATCGGATAGCTGACCGGCTTGATGCCGACGAAGCTGTAGCGGCCGTCCGCCCCGGTGATGAACCGTCCGCGATTGTTCCATTTCGGCTGAATGCCCGGCTGCTGAACGTCATAATAGCCCTCGGCATTGTCCGACCAGACGTCCACCGTCGCGCCTTCGATCGGATGGCCGTCGCGGTCCAGCACCCGGCCCTCGAACAGGCAGCTTTCACCCTTGCCGTCCAGGGAGATATTGTCGCCCATCTGCCGGATCGGCGCCCCGTCGACATGGAACGGCCCGAAAACGGTGTTCTCGGTCGCGCCTTCGGGACGCCGGTTGTTGATCGCGTCGACCAGCATGGAAACGCCCAGAACGTCCGACAGCAGAATGAATTCCTGCCGCTCCTGCGAGCACATCTGGCCGGTTTTGGTCAGAAAGGCGATCGCATACTCCCACTCGTCCTGCGTCAGCTGGATTTCCTTGGCAAAGTCATGAATGTGGCGAACGAGACATGTCATGACTTCGGCAAGACGCGGGTCGGTTTCAGGCCCCATGCGGGCGTTGACCGTGTCGGCTGACGTCGTTTCGTTGAAATAGCTCATGCGTTGCTCCTCCTCGGGCGCATCAGGTTGTTGTGCGTTTATCGGGACCGGGTCCTGGCGGGATGTGTTCAAGCGGCAGCAGGTCGAAACCGGTCCGTTGAATCAGGCCGCCCCACAATCCCCTCTTTTCGAACAGCATGATCGCGATGCCGATCACGCCCAGAACGATCAGATAGACCGTGCCGTAGTCGGAAAGCAGCCTTTGCAGCCCGTAAAAGACCAGCACGCCGACGATCGGGCCAGGCAAGGTGCCGATACCGCCAATGACGACAATGAAAATGACGAAGGCCGTCCAGTCGATCACGGAAAACGCGGCGTCGGGCGCAATGCGTCCGGTCTGTATGAAGATCAGCGCGCCGCAAAGTCCGGTGCCAAACGCGGTCAACAGGAAGACCAGCGCCTTGAGGCGCACGGCATCGACGCCGACGGAACGGGCCGCGACGGGATTGTCGCGCATGGCCTGCAGGCCGAGCCCCATGCGCGAGCGCAGGAACAGCCAGCTGGCGACCAGCATCACCACGACCAGTCCCAGCGCCAGCCAGTAGGTCAGCACATCGACGGCCGCCGCACCCGAAATGTCGAGAACATCGCGCAGGAGCTGAACGCCGGGCATATCGCGCGCGGCCCCGCGCGGCAGCGCGGTGCCCGTGCCGCCGCCAAGCGCGCGCCACTGGCCGATGGAAAGCCGGCCGATTTCGGCAACCGCCCATGTCGCGATGGCGAAATAGGCGCCGTTCAGACGAAACGTGAAGAAGGCGACCGGGACCGACAGCGCCATGGCGACCACGCCGCCGATCACCGCGCCGGTCAGGGGATCAATCCCCCACAGAATAACGGCTGCGAACATCGAATAGGCGCCGACGCCGACGAAAAGCTGCTGGCCGACGGAGACGAGGCCGGCAAAGCCGGCAAGCATGTTCCAGTTCAATGCCAGGACCAGCAGGCACAACACCATGAACAGGTCCTGCACCAGCGCGCGCAGGCCGAACAGCGGGATGATCGCCATGATGGCGACGAGGATGGCAACGAAGAGGAGTTCCAGGGGTTTTCTCATGGCCGGTCCTCAATCATAGGCGCGCGGAAACAGCCCGCGCGGCCGCAACAGCAGCACGACAACAAAGGCGACATGGCCCGCCAGGATCTGCCATTGCGGGTTCAGCGCCGCGCCGAAGGCCTGCGCAACGCCGATGACCAGCCCGCCGATCAGCGTGCCCCACAGGCTCCCGAGCCCGCCGATGATAACCGCCTCGAAGGCATAGAGAAGGCGGGCGGGACCGATGGACGGATCGAAATTGGCGCGCGCGCCCAGATACAGCGCGGCGATGGTGGCGACGACCATGGCAATGCCCGTCGCCACCGCGAAAATGCGACTTGGCCGGATTCCCATAAGCTGAACCGTCACCGGATCATCGGACGTGGCCCGGAACGCCCTGCCAAGCGCCGTCCGGTAGAAGATCCGGTTCAGGCAGAGGATCACCAGTATGGCCGAGGCGAAGGTGATCAGTGGCATGATGCCGACATTGACCGACCCGAAAGACAGCGACTGCGCCTCGATGGGACCGACCGGCAATTTGCGGCTGTCGGCGGTAAACTGCTGCAGCAACGCGTTCTGGATGACGACGGACAGCCCGAAGGTGACCAGCAGCGGCGGCAGGATGTCCTCGCCCAGCACGCGGTTCAAAAGCACGGTCTGCAGCACATAGCCGAGGACGAACATGATGGGCATGGCAATCAGCGCGGCGATGAACGGGTTCAGCCCCATGGCCGTGCCGATGCCGAGGATCAGATAGGCGGCCAGCACGATCAGATCGCCATGGGCCAGATTGACCAGGCGCATAATGCCGAAGACGAGGCTGAGCCCCGCGGCGAACAGGGCGTACAATCCGCCGAGCAGCAAGCCCTGAATGAGTGTTTCAAGCCATATCATGCGTGACTGATCCCGAAATAGGCGTCGTGGATGGCATCGCGCGAGAGTTCGCAAGGGGGGCCCGACAGCGTGATGCGGCCTTCCATCATGCAATGGACGCCATCGGCGATCTTTAGCGCCTGGCCGATGTCCTGCTCGACCACGATGATCGCGGTTCCGCTCTCGCGGATCGTCGGGAAGGCGGCGTAGATCTCGCGGATGACGACGGGCGCAAGGCCCAGGCTGAGTTCGTCGCACAGGAGCACGGACGGGTTCGACATCAGCGCCCGTCCGATCGCGACCATTTGCTGCTGACCGCCGGATAATGCGGTGGCGGGCTGGCCGCGGCGCTCAGCCAGGACCGGGAAGAGTTCGAAAACGCGCGAAAGGTTCCAGAAGGCATTGCCCTTGCGGACATGGGCGCCGATCAGAAGGTTCTCCTCGACGGTGAGACTGGGGAAAAGTCGCCGTCCCTCCGGCACCATGCTGATGCCGGCGCGCAGAATGTCGGGCGCGGTGAGCCGGTCGATGCGTGCGCCGTTCAGGGTGGCCGTGCCCGCCGTCACCCGGGCGATGCCGGTGATGGCGCGCATCAGCGTGGTCTTGCCGGCGCCATTTGCCCCGATGATCGCCAGCGTCTCGCCCTCATTCAGCGTCAGGTCAATGCCGAACAGGGCCTGGAAGTCGCCGTAATGGGCGGTCAGATCGCGAATGTCCAGAAGCGCGCTCATGCCTCGATCCCCAGATAGACTTCGCGCACCTCGGGCGCGGCCATCACCTCTTCCGGATCGCCGATCATCAGCATGCGACCGAAGTTCAGGACCATCAGCCGCGACACCACCGCGTTCAATGCATGCAGGACATGCTCGATCCAGAGAATGGCGGTGCCCTCGGCGTGGATTGCGCGGATCGTGGTCACCAGTTCCGCGCACTCCCCATCGGTCAGCCCGCCGGCGATCTCGTCCAGCAGGATAACGCGCGGCCGGGTGGCGAGCGCGCGCGCCAGTTCCAGCCGTTTGCGGCTCAGCAGCGGCAGGGCGCCGGCCTTGTGGAGGGCCAGTTGCTCCAGCCCAGTCCGCGCCAGAATCGACATGCACAATCCCGGCGCCTCGGATGCGCCCACGGCTCCGCCGAAGCGCGCGGCCACGAGAAGGTTCTCATAGACCGACAGATGGTCGAAAGGCTGCGGGATCTGGAACGACCGGCCGATTCCGCTGATGCAGCGCTGCATCGGGCTCTCCCGGGTGACATCGCGGTCACCCAGCATCACCTGCCCGCCGTCCGGCCGCAGATTGCCGGTGATGAGGTTGAAAAGCGTGGACTTCCCCGCGCCGTTCGGGCCAATGATGCCCAGCGCCTCGCCTTCGGCAAGCGCGAAACTGACGTCGTCGGCGACCTTCAGCGCGCCGAAGCTTTTGGACATTCCCTTTACGGAAAGGATTGCCATGATCCTCTTCCCCTCCATTCACCAGCCTCGTTCCGCGCTTCTGCTGCAGTTGCCCGGGCTGGTTTCCTCCTCGCGCCACCTTAGACCTGTCTTTCCGGCGGCATGATCGGATAGTTGCGCAAAAATATCGCTTCGAGTTATAAACCGCCCCTCCGACAGCCCCGGTCCGCGGTTGCGCTATATTCCGGCGACATCGCCGCGTGCTTCAGCGGAAAACGTCGCGATATTCCTCGTCCAGCAGAGCGAGACTGGCCACGCCGCTGCTGTCCTCGCGCAGCCGGTGCCAGCGGCGATCCAGGTAGACGAGCGACTCGCGTTCGGGCGCGGCGAGATCGGCGGTCGCCCCTTCGATCAGTTCCGCGGCTACCAGCGTTGCGCCCTCGACTGCAAGCGTTCCGCTGATGCGCGCCCTGAACCATGTCGAAACATTGGTGTAATGCGGCTCGCCGGTCGGAAGCCGCGTCCAGGCGATGCCTG
This sequence is a window from Martelella sp. AD-3. Protein-coding genes within it:
- a CDS encoding intradiol ring-cleavage dioxygenase — translated: MSYFNETTSADTVNARMGPETDPRLAEVMTCLVRHIHDFAKEIQLTQDEWEYAIAFLTKTGQMCSQERQEFILLSDVLGVSMLVDAINNRRPEGATENTVFGPFHVDGAPIRQMGDNISLDGKGESCLFEGRVLDRDGHPIEGATVDVWSDNAEGYYDVQQPGIQPKWNNRGRFITGADGRYSFVGIKPVSYPIPDDGPVGQMLGHLGRHPYRPAHMHYLVTAPGYQKLVTHTFVGGDEYLESDAVFGVKKSLIAPYERVEGSTTQWRSPFDFVLVSL
- a CDS encoding branched-chain amino acid ABC transporter permease; translation: MRKPLELLFVAILVAIMAIIPLFGLRALVQDLFMVLCLLVLALNWNMLAGFAGLVSVGQQLFVGVGAYSMFAAVILWGIDPLTGAVIGGVVAMALSVPVAFFTFRLNGAYFAIATWAVAEIGRLSIGQWRALGGGTGTALPRGAARDMPGVQLLRDVLDISGAAAVDVLTYWLALGLVVVMLVASWLFLRSRMGLGLQAMRDNPVAARSVGVDAVRLKALVFLLTAFGTGLCGALIFIQTGRIAPDAAFSVIDWTAFVIFIVVIGGIGTLPGPIVGVLVFYGLQRLLSDYGTVYLIVLGVIGIAIMLFEKRGLWGGLIQRTGFDLLPLEHIPPGPGPDKRTTT
- a CDS encoding branched-chain amino acid ABC transporter permease, giving the protein MIWLETLIQGLLLGGLYALFAAGLSLVFGIMRLVNLAHGDLIVLAAYLILGIGTAMGLNPFIAALIAMPIMFVLGYVLQTVLLNRVLGEDILPPLLVTFGLSVVIQNALLQQFTADSRKLPVGPIEAQSLSFGSVNVGIMPLITFASAILVILCLNRIFYRTALGRAFRATSDDPVTVQLMGIRPSRIFAVATGIAMVVATIAALYLGARANFDPSIGPARLLYAFEAVIIGGLGSLWGTLIGGLVIGVAQAFGAALNPQWQILAGHVAFVVVLLLRPRGLFPRAYD
- a CDS encoding ABC transporter ATP-binding protein, which encodes MSALLDIRDLTAHYGDFQALFGIDLTLNEGETLAIIGANGAGKTTLMRAITGIARVTAGTATLNGARIDRLTAPDILRAGISMVPEGRRLFPSLTVEENLLIGAHVRKGNAFWNLSRVFELFPVLAERRGQPATALSGGQQQMVAIGRALMSNPSVLLCDELSLGLAPVVIREIYAAFPTIRESGTAIIVVEQDIGQALKIADGVHCMMEGRITLSGPPCELSRDAIHDAYFGISHA
- a CDS encoding ABC transporter ATP-binding protein, with amino-acid sequence MAILSVKGMSKSFGALKVADDVSFALAEGEALGIIGPNGAGKSTLFNLITGNLRPDGGQVMLGDRDVTRESPMQRCISGIGRSFQIPQPFDHLSVYENLLVAARFGGAVGASEAPGLCMSILARTGLEQLALHKAGALPLLSRKRLELARALATRPRVILLDEIAGGLTDGECAELVTTIRAIHAEGTAILWIEHVLHALNAVVSRLMVLNFGRMLMIGDPEEVMAAPEVREVYLGIEA